The genomic DNA GGGGCGCGAGCTGCAGCTCGCCCAGGGTGCGCGGCTCCCATTCGCCCTGCGCGAAGCCCGCGCGCGCGCGCGGTCCATAGGGCGCGAGCCGGTCCACGAGCAGCACGCCCCGGCCCGAGTCACCGAAGGCGCCGCTCAGCTCCTCGCGCACCACGTCGACGATGCGATCCCCCGCGATCAACGAGTTGCCGAACGCGGAGATGACGGTGGGGGCGGTGGCCGTTCCGGAGGTGAGGGCGTCGAGCGAGTCGAAGAAGGGACCGAGCGCGGTCCGGGCGCAGCGCTCCTCCGAGGGGGTGACGCAGGGGTTCTCCATCCCGGGAGTGAGCGTGCCCAGCTTCTCGCCGAGCTGGTGCAGCCGCAGCGCGCGGGGCGAGGGCGCGGGCCGGGTACGGCGGATGGGGGCCGGGGGAGGAGGTGCCTTGGGGGGGGGCGCCCGGGCGAGCAGGACGGGCGGGCTCCTCGGAGCGGGAGTCCGAGCGGTCCGCTTGGCACGGGGGCGGCGATGGGAGCTGGGCTCGGGCGGGGGACGCGACAGCCCCCACGTGAGCACACCGAGCAGCGGCAGGAGGAGAAAGCCCGTCCACCGCCGGGCACGAGAAGCATCGAACATGCGGGGCGAAGTCTAGACGCAAACCTCCTGGTGACCCAGGAACCGGCCGGAGCACTTCACCGGCCCGAGCCGCCCGCTCGCTCGCTCGTCAGGGAAGGGACTTGATGGCGCGGCGCGGCTTGCTCGGCGCCTCGGGCTCGGGCGTGTCGGCGCGGCGCAGGACCTCGCCCTCCACCACGGTGACGCCGTCGGGGGAGACGGGGGGGCCGAGGGTGGCCACGAGCTTGCGGTGGGCTTCCTCCAGACGCCGGTGCAGGGTGGAGAAGGTCTGCTGGGCGGTGCTGGGCATGTCCTCGGTATAGGTGAAGTACCAGCGCATCGTGTCCAGACACTCGTAGAAGTGGTCCACGATCGACTGCTCGCGCGCGGGCAGGTGCATGAGTTCGTGGAAGGTGGCGCTGGTGTAGCGCGTGGCGAGCGTCTCGAGCATGGGGGCACGGCTGCGCAGGCGCGAGAAGAGGACGAACATCTCGCCGCGACGCGCCTCCAGGCGGCGCATGAGATGCGCGGCGTCCAGTGCGATCAGGTTGCGCACGCGCAGGGTGGTCTCATCGGTGGGCGGGGGAGCCTGTTTGCGGCGAGCCATGGGCCCTGAGTCTACCCATTGAGTTTTGAGACGTGCACATTCCCGGCGTCCGCCGTCAGGCGGCACGGGGGCTGTGGTAACGGAGCCAGCTCATGGCGAACAGGCGCATCGAGGACAGCCGCATCCAGCAACTCAGCACCCGGGAGGCCAAGGGCGGCGACTATGTCCTCTATTGGATGCAGCAGAGCGCTCGGGCCGAGCACAACCCGGCCCTGGAGTACGCCGTGCAACGCGCCAACGCGGCGAAGCTGCCGCTGCTCGTGGGCTTCGGGCTCATGGACGACTATCCGGGCGCCAACGTGCGTCACTACCGCTTCCTGCTGGAGGGACTGCGGGACACCGCCCGGGCCCTCGCGCGAAGGAGGATTCCCTTCGTCGTCCAGCGCGGCGGTCCAGAGGCCGTGGCGCTCAAGCTCGCGCGGCGCGCGGCGCTCGTGGTGTGCGACCGGGGCTACCTGCGCCACCAGAAACAGTGGCGCCAGACGCTCGCCGCCGAGGCCCGCTGTCCCGTGTTCCAGGTGGAGGGAGACGTGGTGGTGCCCGTGGACTCGGTCTCGGGCAAGGCCGAGTACGCCGCTCGCACCTTGCGGCCGAAGATCCACCGTCTGTGGAACGCATACCTGACGCCCCTCTCACCCACGCCGCTCAAGACGAACGCCTCGCACCTGGAGGTGAAAGGCGTTTCGCTGGATGACCTCGACGCGTTGCTCGGCCGGATGAAGCTGGAGCGCGGCGTGCCTCCGGTCCACCACCGTTTCCAGGGAGGCACGCGCCGGGCGAACCAGCTCCTGCGCGCCTTCCTCACCCGGCATCTGCCCGAATACAAGGAGAGTCGGCCTCATCCCGAGACGGACCATGTCTCGCACATGAGCAAGTACCTGCACTTCGGACAGGTGAGCCCGGTGACGGTGGCGCTCGCCGCGCGGGCGGCCCGGGCGGCGGACTCCCAGCGCGAGAGCTTCCTCGAGGAACTCATCGTCCGGCGCGAGCTGGCGCAGAACTTCTGCGAGTACACGCCCCACTACGACGACTACTCCTGTCTGCCCCGGTGGGCCCGTGACACGTTGCACCAGCACCGCGGGGATGAGCGGCACCACCAGTACTCCTATGTCCAGCTCGAGGCGGCGCGGACGCACGATCCCTACTGGAACGCCGCCATGCGGGAGATGCGCTACACGGGCTACATGCACAACGCCATGCGCATGTACTGGGGCAAGAAGATCCTGGAGTGGAGCAGCACTCCGGAGCACGGCTACCGCACCGCCTTGACGCTCAACAACACGTACTTCCTGGATGGGCGCGACGCGAATTCCTTCGCCAACGTGGGCTGGGTGTTTGGTCTGCACGACCGGCCCTGGGGCCAGCGGGAAATCTTCGGCACTGTGCGCTACATGTCCTCGGGTGGACTGGAGCGGAAGGCGGACATGGACGCCTATCTCCAGAAAGTGGATGCACTCGTGGCCGAGGCGAAAGCGGCCGGAGTCCGCTTCGCGGGTGATTGACGCGGCGCGACGCGGGCGGCGGTGCGCACGCCCCCGAGCGCGGTGGCTAGGGTGCTCTGTCCGGGGAAGACCGAGTCGCCCACGAGCCACAGCCCCTCCAGCACGGGCCGGGGGCTCATCGAGACATAGTGGTGCAACCCCGCGCGGCGGGGCACCCCGCCCACCGCGCCTCCGTCGCGTCCCGTGAAGCGCTCGAAGGTGCGGGGCGAGCCCGTCATCTCGTGCCGCACATCCCTCATCCACTCGGGGGCGAGGTGCTCCAGTCCCTCGCGCATCCGCTGCTGTAGCCGAGAGACGAGCCGTGCCCGCTCCTCGGGAGACGCGTCCCGGAGGGCTCGCAGCGGCACGTGCGTGGACACCGTCACGGTGCGCTGGCCCGGGGGCGCGCGGCCCATGTCGGCCTCGCCGCTGAAGGACGCGAAGAGGTGATTGCCCTCGATGAAGGGCGCGTGCGGCTCCTGGATCAGCTCCAGGTGATGGGCGTGGGGCGAGGCACCCTCGGGGGCGCCCACGACGAGGTAGAGCATCACGGCTCCCCACCCCTCGGCCACCTTCCCCGCGAGCGAGCGGACCCGGTGGGGAAGCTGCTTGCTGGCGGTGGGGCTCAACAGCCTAGCGAGGCCCTGGGGCAGTACGTTGGCCACCACGTGGCGCGTGAGCAGTTCTCCCCGGCGCGACTCCACCCGCCAGCCGCCGGACGTGGGCGTGAGGGACTTCACCCGGTTGGCGAGGAGCACGTCGCCTCCTTCGGCGGTGACGGCTCCGGCGAGCGCCCGGGCGAGCTGGCCGATGCCGCCGCGCACGTGGCCGGTGCCTCGCCAGTAATAGTCCATGGCCGCGAGCGCGAAGGGCGCTTCCGCCTCGGCGGCGGCGCACTGCACGGTGATTTGACAGAGCGCGTCCAGGTAGGTGCGCAGGGGCGTGAAGCCGAGCAGGCCCAGGTGCTCGAGCACGGCGCCGAGCGGCCGGCCCATCCAGCGTGCCAGGGGCAGGTAGCTCCCGGCGCGCGAGGCGTGGTGGAGCAGGGCCCGGACGTCGAGCGGAGGCAGCAGGGTGGGATCATCGAAGAGGGGCCACAGGGCATCGGCCACCCGGCGTTGCAGGGCGAAGAAGTCCCCGAGGGCGCGTGCCGGCGCGCCGGGAAAGGCCCGGAGTTGGTCCAGCAGGCGATCGCGATCGTGATACACGACGAGCCGCATGCCGGGCGTGCGCAGCTCCACGAGTGGATCCACCCAGTCCACCGTCACGTCGAGCCCGAGTTCGCGGACCCATCGGCCGAAGAGTTGCCCGTCGGCGAGTCCGGAGAAGAGGGTGGCACCGGACTCGAAGGCGTGGCCGTGGCGGTGGAAGGTGCTGGCGCAGCCCCCGGGGTAGTTGAGGGTTTCGCAGAGCGCCACGCGGGCACCGCGCCGGGTGAGTTCGAGCGCGGCGCCAAGGCCGCCGAAGCCCGCGCCCACCACCACCGCGTCGTACCAGGGGCCCGTCATGGAGTCGCGGGGGGCCCGTGGGGCTTCATCAAGGCTGGGTCTCGGCTTCGGCTTCGGTGTCGGGCTCCGCCTCGGGAGCGGGCAGGGGTTGCACGCCCGACTCGGCCAGCACGCCCGCGCCGCGCAGCACGCGCACGACCTCGGTGGCCATCACCTGGTGGCCCCGGGCGCTCGGGTGGATGCCATCCACTTCCAGCCCGTCGATGAACAGGTGCACGTTGCCGGGCTGGCGCGTCACCGCCTCCAGGTCGATGAGGTTGGCGGCGTAGGTGGAGCGCACCCAGGCATTGAATGCCAGCCGATCGCGCTTCACCACCTCGTAGTCCCCGTGGTTCGACTTCTCCTTGGGCAGGAGGGTGCTCACCCAGGGGCGGCAGCGGGGCTTGAGCCGGTCCACGAGCAGGCCCATGCGGGTCTTCAGCCCCTCGATGTCCAGGGATGACAAGTCATTGGTGCCCAGCAGGATGAGACAATCCGTGACGCCCTTGAGCGAAAGCACTTCCTGATCCAGGTTCTGCAATTCGTCGTAGAAGCCCTGGCCGGAGA from Melittangium boletus DSM 14713 includes the following:
- a CDS encoding phytoene desaturase family protein; its protein translation is MTGPWYDAVVVGAGFGGLGAALELTRRGARVALCETLNYPGGCASTFHRHGHAFESGATLFSGLADGQLFGRWVRELGLDVTVDWVDPLVELRTPGMRLVVYHDRDRLLDQLRAFPGAPARALGDFFALQRRVADALWPLFDDPTLLPPLDVRALLHHASRAGSYLPLARWMGRPLGAVLEHLGLLGFTPLRTYLDALCQITVQCAAAEAEAPFALAAMDYYWRGTGHVRGGIGQLARALAGAVTAEGGDVLLANRVKSLTPTSGGWRVESRRGELLTRHVVANVLPQGLARLLSPTASKQLPHRVRSLAGKVAEGWGAVMLYLVVGAPEGASPHAHHLELIQEPHAPFIEGNHLFASFSGEADMGRAPPGQRTVTVSTHVPLRALRDASPEERARLVSRLQQRMREGLEHLAPEWMRDVRHEMTGSPRTFERFTGRDGGAVGGVPRRAGLHHYVSMSPRPVLEGLWLVGDSVFPGQSTLATALGGVRTAARVAPRQSPAKRTPAAFASATSASTFWR
- a CDS encoding deoxyribodipyrimidine photo-lyase, which produces MANRRIEDSRIQQLSTREAKGGDYVLYWMQQSARAEHNPALEYAVQRANAAKLPLLVGFGLMDDYPGANVRHYRFLLEGLRDTARALARRRIPFVVQRGGPEAVALKLARRAALVVCDRGYLRHQKQWRQTLAAEARCPVFQVEGDVVVPVDSVSGKAEYAARTLRPKIHRLWNAYLTPLSPTPLKTNASHLEVKGVSLDDLDALLGRMKLERGVPPVHHRFQGGTRRANQLLRAFLTRHLPEYKESRPHPETDHVSHMSKYLHFGQVSPVTVALAARAARAADSQRESFLEELIVRRELAQNFCEYTPHYDDYSCLPRWARDTLHQHRGDERHHQYSYVQLEAARTHDPYWNAAMREMRYTGYMHNAMRMYWGKKILEWSSTPEHGYRTALTLNNTYFLDGRDANSFANVGWVFGLHDRPWGQREIFGTVRYMSSGGLERKADMDAYLQKVDALVAEAKAAGVRFAGD